A single genomic interval of Streptomyces graminofaciens harbors:
- a CDS encoding ABC transporter ATP-binding protein → MIEVQELTKRYGDKTVVDRLDFTVKPGQVTGFLGPNGAGKSTTMRMIIGLDAPTGGTALVNGRRYADHRAPLQEIGALLEAKSVHPGRTAFGHLMALAHTHGIPRRRVDDVIELAGLGSVARKRVGAFSLGMGQRLGIAAALLGDPAVVMLDEPVNGLDPEGVLWVRNLLTQLADEGRAVILSSHLMSETALIADHLVIIGRGRLLADTTVDAFVQEASGGGVKVATTDPARLRSLLAGPDITITSAAAEELLVHGLDARHIGAVAAQHGVPLYELTPQAVSLEQAFMDLTRDAVEYQSAPTAPAAPSRKVAVR, encoded by the coding sequence ATGATCGAAGTACAGGAGCTGACCAAGCGGTACGGGGACAAGACGGTGGTGGACCGGCTGGACTTCACCGTCAAGCCGGGCCAGGTCACCGGCTTTCTCGGTCCCAACGGCGCGGGAAAATCGACCACCATGCGCATGATCATCGGGCTGGACGCCCCCACGGGCGGCACGGCCCTTGTCAACGGACGCCGCTACGCAGACCACCGGGCCCCGCTCCAGGAGATCGGCGCGCTGCTGGAGGCCAAGTCGGTGCACCCCGGACGTACCGCCTTCGGCCATCTCATGGCGCTGGCTCACACCCACGGCATCCCGCGGCGCCGCGTGGACGACGTGATCGAGCTGGCCGGACTCGGCAGCGTGGCCCGGAAGCGGGTCGGCGCCTTCTCGCTCGGCATGGGCCAGCGGCTCGGCATCGCGGCCGCCCTGCTCGGCGACCCGGCCGTCGTGATGCTCGACGAACCGGTCAACGGCCTCGACCCGGAAGGCGTGTTGTGGGTGCGCAACCTGCTCACCCAGCTGGCAGACGAGGGCCGCGCCGTCATCCTCTCCTCGCATCTGATGAGCGAGACCGCGCTGATCGCCGACCACCTGGTCATCATCGGCCGGGGTCGGCTGCTCGCGGACACCACCGTCGACGCCTTCGTCCAGGAGGCCAGCGGCGGCGGGGTGAAGGTCGCCACCACCGACCCCGCCCGGCTGCGCTCGCTGCTCGCCGGGCCGGACATCACCATCACCTCCGCCGCCGCGGAGGAACTCCTCGTCCACGGGCTCGACGCCCGCCACATCGGCGCCGTCGCCGCGCAGCACGGGGTGCCGCTCTACGAACTCACCCCGCAGGCCGTCTCGTTGGAGCAGGCGTTCATGGACCTCACCCGCGACGCGGTGGAGTACCAGAGCGCACCCACCGCTCCCGCCGCCCCCTCCCGGAAGGTTGCCGTCCGATGA
- a CDS encoding response regulator codes for MTTVLIADDQPLQRLGFSMLLKGTAGMTCVGEAEHGAEAVRMAAELRPDVVLMDIRMPGTDGIEATRRIVAAGGRSRVLIVTTFDLDEYAYAGLRAGASGFLLKDARPEELIAGIRAVASGEAVVAPTLTRRLLDTYIHESTPPPATAARSDPRLASLSEREHEVLVAIGRGWTNTEIAERLVLTESTVKKHVGRVLAKVGARDRIQAVIVAYDAGLVRPQS; via the coding sequence ATGACCACCGTCCTCATCGCCGACGACCAGCCGCTGCAGCGTCTCGGCTTCAGCATGCTGCTGAAGGGCACTGCCGGCATGACCTGTGTCGGCGAGGCCGAACACGGCGCCGAGGCCGTGCGCATGGCCGCCGAACTGCGGCCGGACGTCGTCCTCATGGACATCCGCATGCCCGGCACGGACGGCATCGAGGCCACCCGGCGGATCGTCGCCGCCGGCGGCCGGAGCCGCGTTCTCATCGTCACCACCTTCGACCTCGACGAGTATGCGTACGCCGGACTGCGCGCCGGGGCCAGCGGGTTCCTGCTCAAGGACGCCAGGCCGGAGGAACTGATCGCGGGCATCCGTGCCGTGGCGAGCGGCGAGGCGGTCGTCGCCCCCACCCTGACGAGACGTCTGCTGGACACGTACATCCACGAGTCGACGCCACCGCCCGCCACCGCCGCGCGCTCCGACCCGAGGCTCGCGTCGCTGAGTGAACGCGAGCACGAGGTTCTCGTCGCCATCGGCCGGGGCTGGACCAACACGGAGATCGCCGAGAGGCTCGTTCTCACCGAGTCCACGGTGAAGAAGCACGTGGGCCGCGTCCTTGCCAAAGTCGGTGCCCGCGACCGTATCCAGGCCGTGATCGTGGCGTACGACGCCGGCCTGGTCCGCCCGCAGAGCTGA
- the egtD gene encoding L-histidine N(alpha)-methyltransferase, with product MSPFLLTRTLPEDATEAALRADVLRGLTRTPKTLPPKWFYDAHGSELFEKITELPEYYPTRAEREILIHRAVDIAAATGSRTLVELGSGSSDKTRHLLDAMPSLHTYVPVDVSDSALRQAGEALIAERPGLDVHALIADFTGGLALPDTPGPRLVAFLGGTIGNLPPAERAVFLAGVRALLSPGDALLLGTDLVKDESVLVAAYDDMAGVTAEFNKNVLSVINRELGADFDADAFTHVALWDARQEWIEMRLRSVRAQAVKVPALDLAVDFAAGEELRTEISAKFRRDGIGGELASAGLELAHWWTDRGGRFALSLSVVRG from the coding sequence GTGAGCCCGTTCCTCCTCACCCGGACCCTGCCCGAGGACGCCACGGAGGCCGCGCTGCGCGCCGACGTCCTGCGGGGCCTCACCCGGACGCCGAAGACCCTGCCGCCGAAGTGGTTCTACGACGCCCACGGCAGTGAACTGTTCGAGAAGATCACCGAGTTGCCCGAGTACTACCCGACCCGGGCCGAGAGGGAGATTCTCATCCACCGGGCGGTTGACATCGCCGCGGCGACCGGTTCCCGGACGCTGGTCGAACTGGGCTCGGGTTCGTCGGACAAAACCCGGCATCTGCTGGACGCGATGCCCTCGCTGCACACGTACGTGCCGGTCGATGTGAGCGATAGCGCGCTGCGGCAGGCGGGAGAGGCGCTGATCGCCGAGCGGCCCGGGCTCGATGTCCATGCCCTGATCGCCGACTTCACCGGTGGACTCGCGCTGCCGGACACGCCCGGGCCGCGTCTGGTGGCGTTCCTGGGGGGCACGATCGGGAACCTGCCGCCCGCCGAGCGTGCCGTGTTCCTGGCCGGCGTACGGGCTCTGCTGTCGCCCGGGGACGCGTTGCTGCTCGGCACGGATCTGGTCAAGGACGAGTCGGTGCTGGTGGCGGCGTACGACGACATGGCCGGGGTGACGGCCGAGTTCAACAAGAACGTGCTTTCCGTGATCAACCGTGAGCTGGGCGCGGACTTCGACGCCGACGCGTTCACCCATGTCGCGCTGTGGGACGCGCGGCAGGAGTGGATCGAGATGCGGCTGCGGTCCGTGAGGGCCCAGGCCGTGAAGGTGCCCGCGCTGGATCTCGCGGTCGACTTCGCGGCCGGGGAGGAGTTGAGAACGGAGATCTCGGCGAAGTTCCGCAGGGACGGCATCGGGGGTGAACTGGCTTCCGCAGGGCTGGAATTGGCTCACTGGTGGACGGACCGGGGAGGACGGTTCGCGTTGTCGCTGAGTGTCGTGCGGGGGTAG
- a CDS encoding NAD(P)/FAD-dependent oxidoreductase, whose protein sequence is MLDGEVIVIGGGYGGIRLARQLDEVARVTLVDRKEVFFHRIAALRAGVQEEWTTAPFIPYDRLLRNGRVVVGKAVGIDTHEREVRLATGERLPYDVVVIATGADYPEPARFLGTTTEEAAKTFAAHQENVAAADHVLIVGGGPGGVELSAEVRLARPDARVTLAHAGSTLLNSTGSKWAGRRAQSWLESHDVEVRLDAFISPGPDFGTFRDGRGNLIEADLSFWATGTTPNTLWLRLSGHGAWLNDAGHIKVDRMLRVDGRLDVFAVGDVNDVSELKISPVALAQADIAAHNIRAYLGSSGKHRKEPRLYRPIQRTPMIVPFGPSDGLTLIPVPGGETAVLGGRTSTLAKARTLMTPYMRKQLGYAAS, encoded by the coding sequence GTGCTTGACGGCGAAGTAATCGTGATCGGCGGCGGATACGGGGGCATCCGTCTGGCCAGGCAACTCGACGAGGTCGCACGGGTCACTCTCGTGGACCGCAAGGAGGTCTTCTTCCATCGCATCGCCGCGCTGCGCGCCGGGGTGCAGGAGGAGTGGACGACAGCGCCCTTCATCCCGTACGACCGGCTGCTGCGCAACGGCCGTGTCGTCGTGGGCAAGGCGGTCGGCATCGACACCCATGAGCGGGAGGTGCGACTGGCCACCGGCGAACGACTGCCCTACGACGTGGTGGTGATCGCCACCGGTGCCGACTACCCCGAGCCCGCCCGGTTCCTCGGCACCACCACCGAGGAGGCGGCCAAGACGTTCGCCGCGCATCAGGAGAACGTCGCCGCCGCCGACCATGTGCTGATCGTCGGCGGTGGGCCGGGCGGTGTGGAACTGTCCGCCGAGGTCCGGCTGGCCCGGCCGGACGCGCGGGTCACCCTCGCCCACGCCGGGTCCACGCTGCTCAACTCCACGGGCAGCAAGTGGGCCGGGCGGCGGGCACAGTCCTGGCTGGAGTCGCACGACGTGGAGGTGCGGCTGGACGCATTCATCTCCCCCGGGCCCGACTTCGGCACGTTCCGGGACGGCCGCGGCAACCTCATCGAGGCCGACCTCTCCTTCTGGGCCACCGGCACCACCCCGAACACGCTGTGGCTGCGGCTGTCCGGGCACGGCGCCTGGCTGAACGATGCCGGGCACATCAAGGTGGACCGGATGCTACGGGTCGACGGGCGGCTCGACGTGTTCGCGGTCGGTGACGTGAACGACGTCTCCGAGCTGAAGATTTCCCCCGTCGCGCTCGCCCAGGCGGACATCGCCGCCCACAACATCCGCGCCTACCTGGGCAGTTCGGGCAAGCATCGCAAGGAGCCGCGCCTGTACCGGCCGATCCAACGCACCCCGATGATCGTGCCGTTCGGACCGTCCGACGGACTCACGCTGATCCCCGTGCCGGGCGGCGAGACGGCCGTTCTCGGCGGGCGCACCAGCACACTCGCGAAGGCCAGGACGCTGATGACGCCGTACATGCGCAAGCAACTCGGATACGCCGCTTCCTGA
- a CDS encoding dodecin: MSDHTYRVTEIVGSSHESVDQAVRNGVARAAQTLRNLDWFEVTQVRGHIEDGQIAHYQVGLKLGFRLEESD, translated from the coding sequence ATGTCCGACCACACCTACCGGGTCACCGAGATCGTCGGCAGTTCGCACGAGAGCGTGGACCAGGCCGTCCGCAACGGCGTGGCCCGCGCCGCGCAGACCCTCCGCAACCTGGACTGGTTCGAGGTGACACAGGTCAGGGGGCACATCGAGGACGGCCAGATCGCCCACTACCAGGTCGGCCTGAAGCTCGGTTTCCGTCTGGAGGAGTCCGACTGA
- a CDS encoding LNS2 domain-containing protein, giving the protein MSDNDRPLAVFDLDNTLADTAHRQRFLERKPRDWDAFFAAAPQDPPLPEGIALVLESAEECEVMYLTGRPERCRRDTVDWLAAHGLPEGRIWMRRNDDRRPARSTKLEILRRLARTREIRVLVDDDELVCADAERAGFRAVRARWAAESAALKVAQEGEGRT; this is encoded by the coding sequence GTGAGCGACAACGACCGGCCTCTCGCCGTATTCGATCTGGACAACACCCTCGCCGACACAGCGCACCGGCAGCGGTTCCTGGAGCGCAAGCCGCGCGACTGGGACGCGTTCTTCGCGGCCGCGCCGCAGGACCCGCCGCTGCCCGAGGGCATCGCGTTGGTGCTGGAGAGCGCCGAGGAGTGTGAGGTCATGTATCTGACCGGGCGCCCCGAGCGCTGCCGCCGCGACACCGTCGACTGGCTCGCCGCGCACGGGCTGCCCGAGGGTCGGATCTGGATGCGGCGCAACGACGACCGCCGGCCCGCCCGCAGCACCAAGCTGGAGATCCTCCGACGGCTGGCCCGCACCCGTGAGATCCGCGTTCTCGTGGACGACGACGAGTTGGTGTGCGCGGACGCGGAGCGGGCGGGCTTCAGGGCCGTACGGGCGCGGTGGGCCGCCGAGTCCGCGGCGCTGAAGGTGGCGCAGGAGGGGGAGGGGCGGACCTGA
- a CDS encoding sensor histidine kinase — protein MSLSDSAQAGTDRDRGTATTPSPGLDPAAVHPVLDRMLHDQNRLRRLDRRRPWLLDTAVVLFAAALSVPVLVTGQAPGPRDHMTDPTSLPLVAQLFFAAAFVVPLWWRRRAPAAAFFVIALFALAQWSLGVQMQEGASLAIALYSLALRGSIRTVAWAAGLLTVQLTVAVYFLLPVDNNPVVVLALVVGNAIAAIALGLAIRTRRLYTAALEDRAERLEIERDQRVRLTAAAERSRVAREMHDIVGHNLSVMVGLADGAATLATGKNDDSAEALRLIGDTGRQAMGELRRVLGVLRERPEGADRMQLSPQPGIGELDALLARVRAAGLAVTYRTTGDPEALGDGVQLTVYRIVQEALTNTLKHAGTGARAEVDVTVADGRVRVRVVDTGTGGRRPVAGESGHGLVGIRQRAAMYHGSVTIGPRGTDTEGGWIVNVLLDAPPAATGPSHGEQAS, from the coding sequence ATGAGCCTCAGCGACAGCGCGCAGGCCGGGACCGACCGGGACCGGGGGACGGCGACGACACCGTCCCCCGGCCTCGACCCGGCCGCAGTGCACCCCGTACTGGATCGGATGCTGCACGACCAGAACCGGCTGCGGCGCCTGGACCGCAGGCGGCCCTGGCTGCTCGACACCGCCGTCGTCCTGTTCGCGGCCGCGCTCAGTGTGCCCGTGCTGGTCACCGGGCAGGCCCCGGGACCCCGAGACCACATGACGGACCCGACCTCGCTGCCGCTCGTGGCACAGCTGTTCTTCGCCGCGGCCTTCGTCGTACCGCTGTGGTGGCGCCGACGCGCTCCGGCCGCCGCCTTCTTCGTGATCGCGCTGTTCGCACTCGCCCAGTGGTCACTGGGCGTGCAGATGCAGGAGGGCGCCAGCCTGGCCATCGCGCTGTACAGCCTGGCGCTGCGCGGCTCGATCAGAACCGTGGCCTGGGCCGCCGGGCTGCTCACCGTCCAGCTGACCGTGGCCGTCTACTTCCTCCTCCCCGTCGACAACAACCCGGTGGTCGTGCTGGCCCTGGTGGTGGGCAACGCGATCGCGGCCATCGCCCTCGGCCTGGCCATCCGCACGCGCAGGCTGTACACGGCCGCGCTGGAGGACCGCGCCGAGCGCCTCGAGATCGAGCGCGACCAGCGGGTACGGCTCACCGCCGCCGCCGAGCGCTCCCGGGTCGCCCGGGAGATGCACGACATCGTCGGGCACAACCTCTCCGTGATGGTCGGCCTCGCCGACGGTGCGGCGACGCTCGCCACAGGCAAGAACGACGATTCCGCCGAGGCCCTGCGGCTCATCGGCGACACGGGACGCCAGGCCATGGGCGAACTCCGCCGTGTCCTCGGCGTACTGCGCGAACGCCCGGAGGGGGCGGACCGGATGCAGCTCAGCCCACAGCCCGGGATCGGCGAACTGGACGCGCTGCTGGCCCGGGTCCGCGCGGCCGGCCTGGCGGTGACGTACCGGACGACGGGCGACCCCGAGGCGCTCGGCGACGGCGTGCAGCTCACGGTCTACCGGATTGTCCAGGAGGCCCTCACCAACACGCTCAAGCACGCGGGCACGGGCGCGCGGGCCGAGGTCGACGTGACCGTCGCGGACGGGCGGGTCCGGGTTCGCGTCGTCGACACCGGGACGGGCGGGCGGCGGCCGGTGGCGGGCGAGTCGGGACACGGGCTCGTCGGCATCCGGCAGCGGGCCGCCATGTACCACGGCTCCGTCACCATCGGGCCGCGCGGCACGGACACGGAGGGCGGCTGGATCGTGAACGTCCTTCTCGACGCACCGCCCGCCGCTACCGGCCCGAGCCACGGGGAGCAGGCCTCGTGA
- a CDS encoding MarR family winged helix-turn-helix transcriptional regulator, with protein sequence MSPSPPFSDPASPEVVEIERALTRITYLSTRARAHERLMALAGVPLDRAAVALLRQIADSEPLRPGELANRLGVEASHVTRQVQQLQKSGYVTRVPDPDDRRAQRIELTPVGQQAIDRIRESGVRGMQMALADWEPEELRQLAGLFHRMVDDFLAHANDYLDQEPEASAPAG encoded by the coding sequence ATGTCCCCATCACCGCCATTCTCCGATCCCGCCTCCCCGGAAGTGGTCGAGATCGAGCGAGCCCTCACTCGCATCACCTATCTCAGTACGAGGGCCCGGGCTCACGAGCGCCTGATGGCCCTCGCGGGCGTACCGCTCGACCGGGCCGCCGTGGCGCTGCTCCGCCAGATCGCCGATTCCGAGCCGCTGCGTCCCGGCGAGCTGGCCAACCGCCTGGGCGTCGAGGCCTCCCACGTCACTCGCCAGGTGCAGCAGCTGCAGAAGTCCGGTTACGTCACCCGCGTCCCCGACCCCGACGACCGCCGCGCCCAGCGCATCGAGCTGACCCCCGTCGGGCAGCAGGCCATAGACCGCATCCGGGAATCCGGTGTGCGCGGAATGCAGATGGCGCTCGCCGACTGGGAACCCGAAGAGCTCCGGCAGCTCGCCGGCCTCTTCCACCGCATGGTCGACGACTTCCTCGCCCACGCCAACGACTACCTGGACCAGGAGCCCGAGGCTTCCGCGCCCGCCGGCTGA
- a CDS encoding catechol 2,3-dioxygenase, translating into MTPPLGDIAHLGHVELLTPDLDRSLWFFTEILGLTENGRFGGSVYLRTWDDYEHHSLTLTAHSTNGIRRTALRASSEEALQRRVEELESRGRAGRWVEDEPGIGPLYVTTDPDGHEVALYWESEWYEAPADLRPGLKNQPQAKPGHGVGVRRLDHVNFLASDVEENAAFTRDLLGARATEQIVLDTGRVAAQWLTFTNKSYDVVYTEDWTGSQGRLHHIAFATDTREDILRAADLCLDQDVFIETGPHKHAIQQTFFLYVYEPGGNRIELCNPLTRLVLAPDWPLITWTQAERAKGQAWGLKTIESFHTHGTPPVD; encoded by the coding sequence ATGACCCCGCCGCTCGGCGACATCGCCCATCTCGGGCATGTCGAACTGCTCACCCCCGACCTCGACCGCAGCCTCTGGTTCTTCACGGAGATCCTCGGCCTCACCGAGAACGGCCGCTTCGGCGGCTCGGTCTACTTGCGGACCTGGGACGACTACGAACACCACAGCCTGACCCTCACCGCCCACTCCACCAACGGCATCCGCCGCACCGCCCTGCGCGCCTCCAGCGAGGAGGCCCTCCAGCGCAGGGTCGAGGAGCTGGAGAGCAGGGGCCGCGCCGGCCGCTGGGTCGAGGACGAGCCGGGCATCGGCCCGCTCTACGTCACCACCGACCCCGACGGCCACGAGGTCGCCCTCTACTGGGAGAGCGAGTGGTACGAGGCACCGGCCGACCTCAGGCCCGGCCTGAAGAACCAGCCCCAGGCCAAGCCGGGGCACGGCGTCGGCGTACGGCGCCTCGACCACGTCAACTTCCTCGCCTCCGACGTCGAGGAGAACGCCGCTTTCACCCGCGATCTGCTCGGCGCCCGCGCCACCGAGCAGATCGTTCTCGACACCGGAAGGGTCGCCGCCCAGTGGCTGACCTTCACCAACAAGTCGTACGACGTCGTCTACACCGAGGACTGGACCGGCTCGCAAGGACGCCTGCACCACATCGCGTTCGCCACCGACACGCGCGAGGACATCCTGCGGGCTGCCGACCTCTGCCTCGACCAGGACGTGTTCATCGAGACCGGCCCGCACAAGCACGCCATCCAGCAGACGTTCTTCCTCTACGTCTACGAGCCCGGCGGCAACCGCATAGAGCTGTGCAACCCGCTCACCCGGCTCGTGCTGGCCCCGGACTGGCCGCTCATCACCTGGACCCAGGCCGAGCGTGCCAAAGGCCAGGCATGGGGCCTGAAGACCATCGAGTCGTTCCACACGCACGGCACACCGCCGGTCGACTGA
- a CDS encoding TetR/AcrR family transcriptional regulator has protein sequence MERSTRAATLRAEQRVQRFLDAAQELIAEKETTDFTVQEVVDRSNQSLRSFYQHFDGKHELLLALFEDALSATATEIRLATADVDQPLERVRIAVEILFEQSRPRPGLERPLFSDFALRLQIEHPDQVATARLPLLAVFTELLAEATSSGVIPINRPRNQAFLVIQTITFAARVNDVAINGDGHRVTIDEVWQFCLGGISGA, from the coding sequence GTGGAACGATCGACCCGAGCCGCCACCCTCCGTGCCGAACAGCGCGTCCAGCGTTTTCTGGACGCGGCGCAGGAACTCATCGCGGAGAAGGAAACGACGGATTTCACCGTCCAAGAGGTCGTGGACCGCTCGAACCAGTCGCTGCGCAGCTTCTACCAGCACTTCGACGGCAAGCACGAACTGCTGCTCGCCCTGTTCGAGGACGCCCTCTCCGCTACGGCGACCGAGATCCGCCTGGCCACGGCCGATGTGGACCAGCCTTTGGAGCGCGTCCGGATCGCCGTCGAGATCCTCTTCGAGCAGTCCCGCCCCCGTCCCGGTTTGGAACGTCCGCTCTTCAGCGATTTCGCCCTGCGGTTGCAGATCGAGCACCCCGATCAGGTGGCGACCGCGCGCCTGCCGCTGCTCGCGGTCTTCACGGAGCTCCTGGCGGAGGCCACGAGCTCCGGTGTCATCCCCATCAACCGGCCCCGCAATCAGGCCTTTCTCGTCATCCAGACCATCACGTTCGCCGCCCGCGTGAACGATGTTGCCATCAACGGAGACGGCCACCGGGTCACCATCGACGAGGTGTGGCAGTTCTGCCTCGGCGGCATTTCGGGCGCCTGA
- a CDS encoding ABC transporter permease: MTATTVAPAPRYKVSNLRVLRAEWAKFWSLRSSWITLAVALVLLVAIGGIASAAYDPDATATAAGGPPGAPGGDSDAVGLALTGLTMAQLAIGVLGVLVSASEYSTGMIRSTLAAVPRRLPVLWAKSAVFGAVALVVAGVGALAAFGVGGLGLDGTDIAVSLNDDGVLRSLLGAGAYLGLVGVAGVALGALLRSTAGGIAVLVGVLLIVPGLTSLLPDSWSDNITPYLPSNAGEAVYSLTQSSDSLSPGAGLAVLAGWVALTLAGAAYRLVRTDA, from the coding sequence ATGACCGCCACCACCGTCGCCCCCGCCCCTCGCTACAAGGTGAGCAACCTCCGCGTCCTGCGCGCCGAGTGGGCCAAGTTCTGGTCGCTGCGCTCCAGCTGGATCACCCTGGCCGTCGCCCTGGTCCTGCTGGTCGCGATCGGCGGGATCGCCTCGGCGGCGTACGACCCCGACGCGACGGCCACCGCTGCCGGCGGGCCACCCGGCGCCCCCGGCGGCGACAGCGACGCAGTCGGCCTGGCCCTGACCGGCCTGACCATGGCGCAGCTCGCCATCGGCGTGCTCGGTGTACTCGTCTCCGCGAGCGAGTACAGCACCGGCATGATCCGCTCCACCCTGGCCGCCGTACCGAGACGACTGCCCGTGCTGTGGGCGAAGAGCGCCGTTTTCGGTGCCGTCGCCCTGGTCGTCGCCGGCGTGGGAGCGCTCGCCGCGTTCGGTGTGGGCGGGCTCGGCCTGGACGGTACGGACATCGCGGTCTCGCTGAACGATGACGGCGTTCTCCGCAGTCTCCTGGGCGCGGGCGCCTATCTCGGGCTGGTCGGTGTCGCGGGCGTTGCCCTGGGCGCGCTGCTCCGCTCCACCGCGGGCGGCATCGCCGTTCTCGTCGGTGTCCTGCTGATCGTGCCCGGCCTCACCTCGCTGCTGCCCGACTCCTGGTCGGACAACATCACCCCGTATCTGCCGAGCAACGCGGGCGAGGCCGTCTACTCCCTGACCCAGTCCTCCGACTCGCTCAGCCCCGGCGCGGGTCTCGCCGTCCTTGCCGGCTGGGTGGCGCTCACCCTCGCCGGAGCGGCGTACCGTCTGGTCCGCACGGACGCCTGA
- a CDS encoding alpha/beta hydrolase, translated as MSLLAQPPVAAFAAKLMQRMLAVASRRAGGRGSIAAWHARLPEFTCTTRELTIPTSVAPARAVLYLPAETDGTPPPIHVNFHGGGYVMAETALDDSLCRVLAVEAGVAVLNVDYVVAPQHPFPAPPHQAFEVVRWAAEHGSEHGWDGGRLTVGGQSAGGGLAAAVARQSLEQDGPSIALQVLHYPPLDLATNARDKKAAIAKPMLRPWMGDIFNSAYIPDPKQRADRLASPALPSDTADLTGIAPAVVITAEYDLLKNEGVRYADRLRTAGSLVEHHDVTGADHGYDNNDEDRAREVYLRIAGHVRRAVDAKAS; from the coding sequence ATGTCCCTTCTCGCCCAGCCCCCGGTGGCAGCCTTCGCAGCCAAGCTGATGCAACGCATGCTCGCCGTGGCGAGCCGAAGGGCAGGCGGGCGCGGCTCCATAGCGGCGTGGCATGCCCGGCTGCCCGAATTCACCTGCACCACGCGCGAGTTGACGATCCCGACCTCGGTCGCCCCGGCCCGCGCCGTGCTGTACCTGCCCGCCGAGACCGACGGCACTCCCCCGCCGATCCACGTCAACTTCCATGGTGGCGGCTACGTCATGGCGGAGACCGCGCTGGACGACTCGCTGTGCCGGGTCCTCGCCGTGGAGGCGGGCGTGGCCGTGCTGAACGTGGACTACGTCGTCGCACCCCAGCACCCCTTCCCGGCACCGCCCCACCAGGCCTTCGAGGTCGTCCGCTGGGCCGCCGAGCACGGCTCGGAGCACGGCTGGGACGGCGGCCGGCTCACCGTCGGCGGTCAGAGCGCCGGTGGCGGCCTGGCGGCGGCGGTGGCCCGCCAGTCCCTGGAGCAGGACGGCCCCTCGATCGCCCTCCAGGTCCTGCACTATCCGCCGCTCGACCTCGCCACGAACGCGCGGGACAAGAAGGCGGCCATCGCCAAGCCGATGCTGCGGCCATGGATGGGCGACATCTTCAACAGCGCGTACATCCCCGACCCGAAGCAGCGCGCCGACCGGCTCGCCTCCCCGGCCCTCCCGTCGGACACCGCGGACCTCACGGGGATCGCCCCGGCGGTCGTCATCACCGCCGAGTACGACCTTCTCAAGAACGAGGGCGTGCGTTACGCCGACCGGCTCCGCACGGCCGGGTCCCTGGTCGAGCACCACGACGTGACCGGCGCGGACCACGGCTACGACAACAACGACGAGGACAGGGCCCGCGAGGTGTATCTGCGGATCGCCGGGCATGTACGGCGGGCGGTCGACGCGAAGGCTTCCTGA
- the egtC gene encoding ergothioneine biosynthesis protein EgtC gives MCRHVAYLGLRSALGKVLVAPPYSLYRQSWAPRRQRYGTVNADGFGVGWYAEGDPVPGRYRRAVPIWGDQSFADLARVVHTGALLAAVRDATVGGADGEAAAAPFAAGRWLFSHNGAVAGWPRSLAPLAEGLPAAELLSLESRCDSALVWALVLNRLRAGDEEGRALSDTVLEVARAAPGSRLNLLLVNGETITATAWGDTLWYLTEPGSGTVVASEPYDDDPHWTEVPDRTLLVATRTDVLLTPLKGWEDLESPALGLSGAPAPHDSGSPPPGPPGQPAAPHGLGDPIDAMAPVRPKEPLA, from the coding sequence ATGTGCCGTCATGTGGCCTATCTGGGCCTGCGGTCGGCGCTCGGAAAGGTACTGGTGGCCCCTCCGTACAGCCTCTACCGGCAGTCGTGGGCCCCCCGGCGGCAGCGGTACGGGACCGTCAACGCCGACGGTTTCGGGGTCGGTTGGTACGCCGAGGGGGACCCGGTGCCGGGGCGGTACCGCCGGGCGGTGCCCATCTGGGGCGACCAGTCCTTCGCGGATCTCGCCCGGGTGGTCCACACCGGGGCGCTGCTGGCCGCCGTACGGGACGCCACGGTGGGGGGCGCGGACGGCGAGGCCGCGGCGGCGCCGTTCGCCGCCGGGCGCTGGCTGTTCAGCCACAACGGGGCCGTCGCCGGGTGGCCCCGCTCGCTGGCCCCGCTCGCCGAGGGCCTTCCGGCGGCGGAGCTGCTGTCTCTGGAGTCCCGCTGCGACTCCGCGCTCGTGTGGGCCCTGGTCCTGAACCGGCTGCGGGCCGGCGACGAGGAGGGCCGGGCGCTCTCCGACACGGTCCTGGAGGTCGCCCGGGCGGCCCCCGGGTCCCGGCTCAACCTGCTGCTCGTCAACGGCGAGACGATCACCGCGACGGCCTGGGGCGACACCCTGTGGTATCTCACCGAGCCCGGCAGCGGCACCGTCGTCGCCTCCGAGCCGTACGACGACGACCCGCACTGGACGGAGGTGCCGGACCGCACACTGCTCGTGGCGACCCGCACGGACGTACTGCTCACACCGCTCAAGGGGTGGGAGGACCTGGAGAGCCCGGCCCTGGGCCTCTCGGGGGCTCCGGCCCCGCACGACTCGGGGAGTCCGCCGCCGGGCCCGCCGGGGCAGCCTGCCGCCCCGCACGGTCTGGGGGATCCGATCGACGCCATGGCACCCGTACGACCGAAGGAGCCCCTCGCGTGA